TTATTGAGGTGAATGTCGACGGACGTTACCAATATATAGATCCAACCATCACCAATCAAGGTGGAGATATCAAAAACAGATATTTCCCTGCCTATGGAAAAGTACTCTCATCGATGGGTAAAGGGAAACTGACAGATGTACCGCAGAATATTACCGGAAATATTAAAGTCAGGGAAACATTGACACTTGAAGGCAAATTCGAAGCTACCCTTGATGTACAAACTATCTATCTCGGCAACGAAGCGGACAATATGCGTACTTATTTTCAAAGTAGTGCCAAAAACGATATACAGAAGCAATACCTGGAGTACTATGCGAAAACCTATCCCAAAATCAATAAAATCACCAATGTCCAATATAAAGATGATATTGAAAACAATCGTGTGGAGATCATCGAAAAATACAAAATAAAAAATATCGGAAAAGCAGAAAACGGATCTTCTAAAAAATATATTTCCATGTTGGGCACAAATATCAACGACAAGCTGCCCGAAATTATGGAAGATCGTATAGCTCCACTAAGCCTGCCTTTCCCAAATGATATCGAATATGAAATCTACGTGGTTAACAAGGGGAAAAAACTATTTGGCAGCCATAGAGAAAATAGTTTTTTCGACCGTAATGCCTACGTATTCGGTAAAACATTGGAGATAAATCCAGATAGTATTAAGATTGCTTATACCTTAGGTTTTCATGAACCCTTTGTTGAACAAAAAGATATGAAACAGTATTATACGGATTTTGCTGATCGCGACAATATCTTTTTCAATGGTTTTTATCTTGACGCTGACGGATATGCGACAGATGGAATAACGAACTTGGGTACACCCACATCATCGAAGGAGATTAATTGGTTCACCCTGCTTTTATTCATCGTCTCGGTACCGACTGTGATCTGGTATATTGTTAAAAAGTATAACAAGAACAAACCGATTATCATCAAACCCTATGATGAGGTTTATTACGATCAAATAGGTGGATGGATGATCGTACTCCTTATTGTGTTATTTATCAATATATTGACTTTATCTGGTATATTTTTCTTCCAGCAGTCCTTTTATAATTTAAACACCTGGAAAGCAGTTGATCAGGTAGACGGTATTTCATCCTTTTCATATAAAATTCTACTGCTAGTAGAAATGATTGGTAACGTATTGATCCTTGCTGGTTTGATTTATAGCGCTATCCTACTGATCAAAAAAAGGGATATTTTTGCCCAGACCTTCTTTATCGTCGCTCTATTTATGGCCATATTCTGTACAATGGACGGAATTTCATACTATTTTATTTTCAACGGATATTTAGATAAAACAGAAGACCTATTCACGACCTACAAAGACAATATTAGAGCGATCCTCTTTTTCTGTATCTGGGGAACTTACGCATATAACTCCGAACGTGTCAAAGGTACCTGTCTTCGAACATATGACGATGAAAATCCTATGCAGCGACCCATAACTCCTCACCCTTTTGATCAGGATTTCCTAAAGCCCTATCCCATACAAGAACAAAATACGGAAACTGCATCCGGAGAATATAAAACACAAAAAGACGAAGTAGATCAGGAGCAGCCAGATGATAATCAAAATAAAAAATAGATGCTATTTTTTCAACAAAAAAGGGTTTTGCATGATATCATGCAAAACCCTTTTTTGTTGGTGCCTTTTCAGCTATTTCATCTTCATCACCATATTATCAGCTCCCTCGGTAGATACCTTTACTTGGCCTGATTTGTTTTTAGTCGACTTGTAGTGAACGTGATTTTTAACACCTTCAATTTGCACTGTCTCTAAAGAGCCAATATTAACCATATTGTCTGCGCCCTCTATTGTAACAGTTGACACGTCGTTTCCAGTTACTGTATTACCTTTACCCTCAATAATAACTTTACTAACATTACCACGTATCACAACCTTATTATCGGCACCTTCTATTTGGATTGTCTCTCCTCCCTTTGCCTCTATTGTCCGGGTGTTACCCACACCCTCAATTGAAATAACTTTCCCTTGTTGATCAGATACAACTTTTATTGGAGCTTTATAACCTGGCCCCTTAGCCATAACCATACCACCTAATAAAAGAAGTGAAAATCCAAATGCGATAGTTCTTGTTTTCATAATTTTATATTTATAGCTACTTGTACAAAAATCAAACCTAACATTGAGGGAGAATGGTTATTACATCTAGTTTGATAATTTCAGTTGTTCAAAGGAGGCTATAGGGCCACCGACAAATAAAATACGATGAGCAGCTCCTCGCTATACATACAAACATCGTCCAAAAAAGACTACAGTGATCGAAGAGGTAACAAGTGACAACAAAAAAAGGAGCCCAAAGGCTCCTTTAATATCTCTAACAAATTGACAGCGGATTAAAAACTCTATTTTACTGCGTCTACAACTGCTTTGAAAGCTTCTGGGTTATTTAAAGCTAAATCAGCTAAAACCTTACGGTTCAAACCAATGTTTTTAGCGTTTAATTTACCGATCAATTGGGAATAAGAAATTCCGTGTTGACGAGCTCCAGCGTTGATACGTTGAATCCATAAAGCTCTAAACTCGCGTTTTTTGGTTTTACGATCGCGGTAAGCGTATTGTAAACCTTTTTCTACTGTATTTTTAGCAATAGTATAAACTTTGCTACGTGATCCAAAGTAACCTTTTGCAAGGCCTAGGATTTTTTTGCGTCTTCTTCTTGAAGCTACTGCGTTAACCGAACGTGGCATATTTTTAAAATTAGTTTGGTAAAAGGTGTCATGTATTTCAATGAACTTACGACCCTGTACCCGGTTAAAAAATTATTATTAAATAAAATCGAATAAAACTTATTTACCGATAGCAAGCATACGTTTTACGTTGCCCATGTCGCCATCAGATACATAACTTGTTTGTGTTAAGTTACGTTTACGTTTTGTGCTCTTTTTTGTCAAGATGTGGCTTTTGAAAGCGTTTTTTCTTGCAATTTTACCTGTTCCAGTCAATTTGAAACGTTTCTTTGCGCTGGAATTGGTTTTAACTTTTGGCATAATACTTATAAATTTTATATCAATCTGTTAGAATTCTTATTATTTTTTAGGAGCCTTTGGAGCTACTGTTAAAAACATACGTTTCCCTTCTAATTTGGGTAAAAGTTCTACTTTACCGTAATCTTCTAGTGCCTGAGCGAAGCGTAACAACAAGATCTCACCTTGATCTTTGTGTACGATAGCACGACCTTTGAAGTGTACGTACGCACGTACTTTCTCACCACTCTCAAGAAACTTAATCGCATGTTTCAATTTGAAATCAAAATCATGTTCACCAGAGTTAGGTCCGAAACGAATTTCTTTGATAACAGTCTGTTTTGCATTAGCTTTGATTTCCTTTTGTTTCTTCTTCTGTTCGTAAACAAACTTACTGTAGTCGATAATCTTACAAACCGGCGGTACAGCATTTGGCGAAATCTCCACTAAATCAAGTTCCAACTCATCAGCCAACTCTAACGCTTTACGCGTAGGGAAAACTCCTTGTTCCACATTATCTCCTACCAAACGTACCTCAGGTACCTTGATTAACTCATTAATGCGGTGATCTGGTTCTTTCTTTCTCATTGGTGGTCTTGGACCACCGGGTCTTTTTAATGCCAAATGTTTAAAAATTAAACGGTTATTTCCTTAATTAATATATCTCTAAATTCGTCAGCAGTCATAGTGCCTAATTCTACTGAGCCATGTTTACGTACAGAAACTGTGCCATTTTCCACCTCTTTTTCCCCTACAATCAACATATAAGGAAGCTTTTTCACTTCGGCGTCTCTGATTTTTCTGCCTACCTTCTCGTCACGTAAGTCTATCAGTCCGCGAATATCGGAATTATTTAGCGAATTCAAAACATTTTGCGCATATTCTTCGTATTTTTCTGACACTGGCAAGACGATAAATTGCTCAGGCGCAAGCCATAACGGAAATTGTCCCGCACAATGCTCGATCAATACGGCCACAAAACGCTCCAACGATCCAAATGGCGCACGGTGAATCATCACTGGACGATGTTTCATATTGTCACTTCCAGTATACTCTAATTCAAAACGTTCCGGCAAATTGTAATCAACTTGAATAGTACCCAACTGCCATTTACGTCCCAGGGCATCTTTTACCATGAAATCCAATTTCGGTCCATAGAAAGCTGCTTCACCATATTCCACAACTGTCGGCAAACCTTTTTCTTCAGCAGCCTCAATAATTGCAGATTCGGCCAAAGCCCAATTTTCATCGGTTCCGATATATTTAGTACGGTTTTCAGGATCACGCAACGATACCTGTGCAGTATAGTCATTAAATCCTAAAGCACCAAATACATAAAGAACGAGGTCGATTACTTTTTTAAACTCATCTTTTACCTGATCCGGACGACAGAACAAGTGTGCATCATCCTGAGTAAACCCACGCACACGAGTTAGACCATGCAACTCACCAGATTGCTCGTAACGATATACAGTACCAAATTCAGAAAAACGAACAGGTAAATCTTTATACGAACGAGGTTTAACTTTATAGATCTCACAGTGATGTGGACAATTCATCGGTTTCAACAAAAATTCTTCACCTTCGATAGGTGTTTTAATCGGCTGAAATGAATCCGCACCATATTTTTCATAGTGACCAGAAGTCACATACAATTGTTTATGACCAATATGTGGAGTAACTACAGGCTCATATCCTGAGTTCAATTGCGCTTTTTGCAAAAAATCAATTAATTTTTGACGTAGCGCAGCCCCTTTTGGTAACCATAAAGGCAATCCTGCACCAACTTTTTCTGAAAATGCAAAAAGTTCCAGTTCCTTACCTAACTTACGGTGGTCACGTTTTTTTGCTTCTTCGATGAACTTCAGATATTCAGTGAGTTCCGATGCTTTTGGAAAAGTTACCCCATAGATACGCGTTAACTGTTTACGAGATTCATCACCTCGCCAATACGCACCAGCGACGTTAGTTAATTTTATGGCTTTAATAAACCCTGTGTTTGGAATATGAGGACCACGGCACAAATCTGTAAATTCTCCTTGAGTATAGAATGTAATCTTTCCATCCTCCAAATCTTTAATCAGATCGAGCTTATACTCATCCCCTTTTTCAGTAAAATACGCTAAGGCATCTGACTTCGAAACAGCTTTACGCTCAAAAGTCTCTTTACGTTTGGCAAGTTCCAACATCTTGTCTTCAATAGCCTTAAAGTCATCCGAAGAAAATTCGCAATCGCCAAAATCAACGTCATAGTAAAATCCAGTTTCAATAGCCGGACCAATACCGAATTTAATCCCTGGATATAAAGCTTCCAAAGCCTCAGCCAATAAGTGAGCCGAAGAATGCCAAAAAGTAGATTTTCCTTTTGTATCATTCCAGGTTAACAACTTAACACTAGAATCTTCTTCAATAGCACGGGCAGAATCCCATACCTCACCATTCACCTCAGCCGCAAGAACATTTCTCGCTAACCCTTCAGAAATTGATAAAGCAATTTCTGCTGCAGTGATTCCTTTTTGATATTCTCTAACGGAACCATCAGGTAGTGTAATTTTAATCATTTACAACTATGATTTTTATATTGTTAAAAAATAGAAAACACAAAACAACATGTACAATTATGTTATTACACTTATGTTTTCAATAAATAAATTGTGAAACAAATTTAGCAAAAATTCTGGTAATAAACAGTTTTTTTATGATCTCTTACCCCTTTTGAACAATCCATCCCTTTTTATGTCCAAGTTTATTTTTTAAACAAAACACCTATCTGCTGTTAATGAAACCTAAGATCGTCATTAATTTTTCAACCCAATAAAAATGACACGAATTCTACCGAAAACAACAAGAGAAATTGAGCATATCATTAATATTTGCTACTTTTGCAGACTCAAATTTTAACTATGTCGAATCAAGTACCAGAAGACGGAACACGATTACCTTTGATGGAAGAATTTTACACCATTCAAGGGGAAGGTTACCACACCGGGACTGCTGCTTATTTCATCAGATTAGGTGGTTGCGATGTTGGATGCCATTGGTGCGATGTAAAAGAAAGCTGGGATGCATCTATCCATCCGCTTACAGCTGCAGATTCAATTATTGAAAATGCAAAAAAATATCCTGCTAAAACAGTTGTTATCACAGGAGGCGAACCTCTTATCTATAATCTGGACTACCTCACAAAAGGTCTCCACGCTGCGGGCATAAAAACTTTTATTGAAACATCTGGCGCTTATCCTTTAAGTGGAGAATGGGATTGGATATGCCTGTCTCCGAAAAAATTCAAAGCCCCAAGAAAAGACGTCCTCGATGCCGCAGGTGAACTCAAAGTTATTGTTTTCAATAAAAGTGATTTTGCCTGGGGAGAAGAATATGCACAATTAGTTGGACCAAATTGCAGATTATACCTTCAGCCCGAATGGTCCAAATCCAAAGAAATGACCCCGTCTATTATTGACTATGTCAAGGAAAATCCAAAATGGGATATCTCCCTACAGACACACAAATTTCTAAATATTCCGTAACCAGAATATAAAAATAATCAAAGCAAAAAAGCATTCAATCTACTTAGATTGAATGCTTTTTTTTATGGTGACTTATATTAGTCTTCTATTCAACAAAATCTAAATCACTTTACATATTCCTTTATAAACGTATCAAGTTCAAGTGTTTTGGTCTCCTCCCCTTCTTTATCTCTTACCAAAACTTTACCTGTACTATCTACATCCAAAAATAATAGACTAGGATTAATAATAATTTTCCCATTCTCATCCAACAAACCTATTTTCCCATCTTCCGAGAACATCAAATAATTATTTAAAAACTTACTTATATTTTCCTTCTTATCGAGCAAAACCTTTCCCTCTTGTGTGACCAATCCAAAATTTCCATCTTTTTGAAAAATAGCCAATCGTTCAGTCGCTGGAGTAAGCCAGTCAAATCCCGTTTTATTTACCTTGTTCCCCTTTTTGTCTAACAACCAGAAGTAATTATCCTTGTCTGAAACGATGGCAATCCGATCATTAAAATAGGCCAATGAAAAAAGTGAACACGGCAAAACCTCTTGTCCCGTTGAACTCTTTATCCCATAATATTCATCATTCGTATCATTATCTTTCACCATCACCCATTTAAGTGACTTATCCAGGGGAAAAGTATCCTCAAACAAACTTACATCCTCGCCTTCTTCCGTATGACTACTCCCTGATATATCCACAACTTTAACATCCTGAGGCAATTGAAAGCCTTCTACAGTTGAAACATTCGATACTTTAGTTGTCTCAAAACCCAAATCTGTATTTTGGCCCAACGACAGTTTAAGCACCGCTCCCGGGAGATCATTTACAAATGAAAAAGCAGTCATGTAGTATGTTGGCACCGCCTCAGAATACCAAACAGTTGCTTCCGCAGAATCCGCCTGATTTTTGATAAATAATTTTGCTTTTTTACAGGTCACACCAGCGACATCTTCAATCTCTCCTAAATCCTGTATCCATACATAGGGCCCTTCAGATTCTTTTAGTCTGTTACTAACAATTTTATAAGAAGGGTGATAAGATTCTGCTGTTACAATATCATCTCCTGTTGAAAAAGAATATGTTTTTGCCAATTTTCTATTCAAAATAGCATGCTCTTTCTGATTGACAACAGCTGAAGAATAATTGGCATCTGCTAAGACTTCAACATTCTTGTAGGCCGTCTTCCCTTTCAGAAAAGGCTCGTAAAACTCTTTTGCAAACTCTGGAATCTCATTTTCAAATTTTTCGGGTGAAATCTCACCTTTAAACACAAATTCCATCTGCCATTGTTTATCTTGCCCATGCACTACAGGAATAGACAATCCAAACAACAACGCTACTTTGAATAAATTCTTCATAAGAATGATAAATATGTAGCTAAATAACAAAAGATAGACCAAAAAGCCTATCCTTCCGCTATATTTTTTATTTAATTGCTTTTATCCCTTTCAATTTTTCATAAAAAAGACAAAAAAAAACAGTAAATCTTATATGAACTAGAATTACAATAATACAGTCTGTTTTGTTTTCACGGCTTCGTCACAAGCAAGCGCTATACGTAAACTATTGACCGCATCTTCCATGGAAGAAGACAGATCAATATCCCCAAGGATGGCCTGCTGAAAAAAGCGTTGTTCCCTGTTACACAACTCCTGATGATCTGGCTCATCGGCCAAGTTCACCCACTCATCTTTTTTAAAAAATTCATTATTCGCGTCTAAATCAGCATAGTGTACACGTAGACTTTCTGTTTGTGTATGCGCCGCCACAGAATCCGATTTACCCTCGTTGCTTGCTTTGTCAGCAACAATGGATACCGAACCCTTGGGACCGAAAACATCTTTTACAAAAAAGGCATTTTGACTCACCATAGGTCCCCAGCCCGCTTCGTACCAACCTACAGAACCGTCCTCAAAATGCAACTGAAGCTGACCATAATTATAGTTCCAATCTGGAATATCGTCCGTAAGCCGGGCGCCTATCGCCGAAACACGTACCGGCTTGACACCTACCATCTGACACATGACATCGATATAATGTACACCACAATCAACTATTGGACTTAGGCTAGACATCAAATTGCGATGGACATTCCACATGTAACCATGGCTTTGTTGATTAAGATTCATACGCATAACCAAAGGTTTCCCCATAGTCTTCGAAAGCTCAATAAATTTCATCCATGAGGGATGATAACGAAGAATATACCCTACAACCAGTTTTTTATTATACTTTATGGCGGCATTCACAACCTCTTCTGCCGATGTGACATCTTCAGCTAAAGGCTTCTCAATAAAAACATGAGCCCCCGATTCGAAAGCCTTAATAGCATAATCTTTATGTGTATCAGGATAGGTCGCAATACAGACAGCATCAGGTTTAGTTTGCTCCAATGCCTCTTCGTATGATTCGAAAAGCGCATAATCAGCACCTAACTCCGTATTAAGCTTATGTTTACTATCCCCTCTAGCGACCAAGCCAACAATCTCAAATCCATCCAAGTCGTGGTAGGCCTTCGCATGGGAAGCTCCCATATTACCACAACCTACAACCAATATTTTTATCACTTGCATCAATTATTCATTTAAACTTATTTCTATTTTATTTTCTTAACCCATCCAATGCAAAGGCCGACCCAGCCCCCAATACTGCCCCAGCGAGTACATCCGTTGGATAATGCACACCAAGATACATTCTGGAATAACCAACACTACCCGCCCAAAGTAAAGACGGAGCAACAACATACCATTTTGAGTACGCACGGGACAAGCTTGAAGCTGTTGCAAAAGCTGATGACGTATGGCCTGAAGGAAAAGAATAGCCACCGGCCGTACGAACAGATATAAAGTTCGGATATTTTTTAAAGGGCCGACTCCGCTTGATCAGATGTTTTATTCCGACATTAACCAATGCCGTCACAGCGGTACTACTCGCCACATACAGTGCATTTTGACGCATTGCCTTATCGTTATTGATAGCACCAGCAACCAATAGACCAACAGGCACAGCAACCTGCACACAGTTGTTGATATCAGAGAGTACTTTAAAAGTCTGTGTCTGGGGGTCAGATCTTGTCTCAGCTATAGATTCCAAAATACGAATATCTAACGTAGAAGCCGGTTTTTCCTGAGCAATTGCAGTACCCGTCAGGCATGTCACCCAGCTCATTAAAATAAATACTATTCTTTTCATCTACTATAGATTATTTTTGACATGATATTTGACTTTTTCAACTGCTTAATATTTTAATCAATAGAAGCTGTTACGAACAATGTATTTTCCGAGAGCTCCAATAGATGCAGTTTATGAGCAACATTAAGCTAAAAAAAACTTCACTTCCTAAAAATAAGGAAATTTCCAATAGTTGCCAGTCTATGTCTCAAACTTTATAGAAAATAATACGAAATTTTAAAAATCTGACGCCCCAACAGAACTAATCTTTTAACTTTTTAAAATGATAATTTTGTATTTCCCATTAATTTACTATACATTTGCTATCAGTTATTAATACAAACATGATCTATACCTACGTATATCATTTTCATTTGCATCATCGCCATGTGGCGATATGTTAATTTAATGTGTTCTTACGTAGAATACCCTCCCTCTAGTTTGATTTCTTATTATTAATAATTTACTGCTAACATTTATAAAGCGTTGAAAAATCTTAAAATTGCTATCCAAAAATCGGGTAGGTTAAACGAAAAATCTGTTCAATTACTGAAAAATTGTGGTTTAGATTTCGAAAACTACAAAAGC
The window above is part of the Sphingobacterium sp. ML3W genome. Proteins encoded here:
- a CDS encoding DUF3857 domain-containing protein, whose translation is MKRFSHLLLAFVLVLAAFSWSFSQTSIQKTASPTWLRSVTKKPIKPNLDDISDGYYYELIEHQINLASQTKYYKDIKVLFDQSGIENLGQVQVTFDPHFQKLQLHELKIIRNGKDINLLPQAKFNLLASETELSRSIYNGSQMAHCVLEDLRKDDKIVFAYSIIGANPVFENKFFDTYYLRGYEPTGLVHLNYIVPQGRKLQFKSFNGAPEVQQQSTGSTTNFFWELTEDKTVQYENYSPAWYSPLKYIQCSEFNTWLEVDQWNNRINPIPQIAPSSALQTFVNQLWKESNGQPYMYLKKACDFVQNEIRYMGIEMGEYSHRANVPEKVFSQRYGDCKDKSMLLATILKNKNIGVGLVLANTYKDRGLQEELPSPYAFNHMVIEVNVDGRYQYIDPTITNQGGDIKNRYFPAYGKVLSSMGKGKLTDVPQNITGNIKVRETLTLEGKFEATLDVQTIYLGNEADNMRTYFQSSAKNDIQKQYLEYYAKTYPKINKITNVQYKDDIENNRVEIIEKYKIKNIGKAENGSSKKYISMLGTNINDKLPEIMEDRIAPLSLPFPNDIEYEIYVVNKGKKLFGSHRENSFFDRNAYVFGKTLEINPDSIKIAYTLGFHEPFVEQKDMKQYYTDFADRDNIFFNGFYLDADGYATDGITNLGTPTSSKEINWFTLLLFIVSVPTVIWYIVKKYNKNKPIIIKPYDEVYYDQIGGWMIVLLIVLFINILTLSGIFFFQQSFYNLNTWKAVDQVDGISSFSYKILLLVEMIGNVLILAGLIYSAILLIKKRDIFAQTFFIVALFMAIFCTMDGISYYFIFNGYLDKTEDLFTTYKDNIRAILFFCIWGTYAYNSERVKGTCLRTYDDENPMQRPITPHPFDQDFLKPYPIQEQNTETASGEYKTQKDEVDQEQPDDNQNKK
- a CDS encoding DUF3060 domain-containing protein, with translation MKTRTIAFGFSLLLLGGMVMAKGPGYKAPIKVVSDQQGKVISIEGVGNTRTIEAKGGETIQIEGADNKVVIRGNVSKVIIEGKGNTVTGNDVSTVTIEGADNMVNIGSLETVQIEGVKNHVHYKSTKNKSGQVKVSTEGADNMVMKMK
- the rplT gene encoding 50S ribosomal protein L20, with the protein product MPRSVNAVASRRRRKKILGLAKGYFGSRSKVYTIAKNTVEKGLQYAYRDRKTKKREFRALWIQRINAGARQHGISYSQLIGKLNAKNIGLNRKVLADLALNNPEAFKAVVDAVK
- the rpmI gene encoding 50S ribosomal protein L35; translation: MPKVKTNSSAKKRFKLTGTGKIARKNAFKSHILTKKSTKRKRNLTQTSYVSDGDMGNVKRMLAIGK
- the infC gene encoding translation initiation factor IF-3 translates to MALKRPGGPRPPMRKKEPDHRINELIKVPEVRLVGDNVEQGVFPTRKALELADELELDLVEISPNAVPPVCKIIDYSKFVYEQKKKQKEIKANAKQTVIKEIRFGPNSGEHDFDFKLKHAIKFLESGEKVRAYVHFKGRAIVHKDQGEILLLRFAQALEDYGKVELLPKLEGKRMFLTVAPKAPKK
- the thrS gene encoding threonine--tRNA ligase: MIKITLPDGSVREYQKGITAAEIALSISEGLARNVLAAEVNGEVWDSARAIEEDSSVKLLTWNDTKGKSTFWHSSAHLLAEALEALYPGIKFGIGPAIETGFYYDVDFGDCEFSSDDFKAIEDKMLELAKRKETFERKAVSKSDALAYFTEKGDEYKLDLIKDLEDGKITFYTQGEFTDLCRGPHIPNTGFIKAIKLTNVAGAYWRGDESRKQLTRIYGVTFPKASELTEYLKFIEEAKKRDHRKLGKELELFAFSEKVGAGLPLWLPKGAALRQKLIDFLQKAQLNSGYEPVVTPHIGHKQLYVTSGHYEKYGADSFQPIKTPIEGEEFLLKPMNCPHHCEIYKVKPRSYKDLPVRFSEFGTVYRYEQSGELHGLTRVRGFTQDDAHLFCRPDQVKDEFKKVIDLVLYVFGALGFNDYTAQVSLRDPENRTKYIGTDENWALAESAIIEAAEEKGLPTVVEYGEAAFYGPKLDFMVKDALGRKWQLGTIQVDYNLPERFELEYTGSDNMKHRPVMIHRAPFGSLERFVAVLIEHCAGQFPLWLAPEQFIVLPVSEKYEEYAQNVLNSLNNSDIRGLIDLRDEKVGRKIRDAEVKKLPYMLIVGEKEVENGTVSVRKHGSVELGTMTADEFRDILIKEITV
- a CDS encoding 7-carboxy-7-deazaguanine synthase QueE; amino-acid sequence: MSNQVPEDGTRLPLMEEFYTIQGEGYHTGTAAYFIRLGGCDVGCHWCDVKESWDASIHPLTAADSIIENAKKYPAKTVVITGGEPLIYNLDYLTKGLHAAGIKTFIETSGAYPLSGEWDWICLSPKKFKAPRKDVLDAAGELKVIVFNKSDFAWGEEYAQLVGPNCRLYLQPEWSKSKEMTPSIIDYVKENPKWDISLQTHKFLNIP
- a CDS encoding Gfo/Idh/MocA family oxidoreductase; the encoded protein is MQVIKILVVGCGNMGASHAKAYHDLDGFEIVGLVARGDSKHKLNTELGADYALFESYEEALEQTKPDAVCIATYPDTHKDYAIKAFESGAHVFIEKPLAEDVTSAEEVVNAAIKYNKKLVVGYILRYHPSWMKFIELSKTMGKPLVMRMNLNQQSHGYMWNVHRNLMSSLSPIVDCGVHYIDVMCQMVGVKPVRVSAIGARLTDDIPDWNYNYGQLQLHFEDGSVGWYEAGWGPMVSQNAFFVKDVFGPKGSVSIVADKASNEGKSDSVAAHTQTESLRVHYADLDANNEFFKKDEWVNLADEPDHQELCNREQRFFQQAILGDIDLSSSMEDAVNSLRIALACDEAVKTKQTVLL
- a CDS encoding phosphatase PAP2 family protein; the encoded protein is MKRIVFILMSWVTCLTGTAIAQEKPASTLDIRILESIAETRSDPQTQTFKVLSDINNCVQVAVPVGLLVAGAINNDKAMRQNALYVASSTAVTALVNVGIKHLIKRSRPFKKYPNFISVRTAGGYSFPSGHTSSAFATASSLSRAYSKWYVVAPSLLWAGSVGYSRMYLGVHYPTDVLAGAVLGAGSAFALDGLRK